Proteins from a genomic interval of Acetobacterium woodii DSM 1030:
- a CDS encoding AAA family ATPase, whose translation MKIKTLNIRAFGKFKDQTIDLKPGFNLIYGSNEAGKTTVQTFIQGMFFGFYKPYRKKKTFSDEYQKYLPWDQFDYSGALVYEVDGQEFRLERNFLRAKDNLFIYDNTTGKVINDQFKYDGVIRQNLPLGHLGMTSVIYNNTVNMRQISHDSESFAQDEVRDSYIEMQNSSGIEINFKGLVRRLEEKKNTIGRSGQSKSRIGAAIRERDELQELLKESEIAYAKVAENQEIITQNQKKMKRIEAENDYLTQESVVKRKKELLQSYEKINKLEKENNRLSKLIKEDEIYKGYNYKTLEGLKAIQNQSERLSDQMDYIEKEMSSSSEHLKTIRQKEEVKRRFLAGKTMNAITEDYDIFKKEQTEVEEAKKNSNVAINIVSMLVTLIGMGLVGLANLGLLGTSTGMENLSLTVGVTLTILGVIGLSFGVSATIKKRNILKSKQLIPIQEEILEKYHFKKGAEFENFYKKAVRTQKELEQMKNEGELIIIQLSRHQAGFEVLFEQRRGIMRELENKLASYGVNNIAEYSERCEKGQQLEELKIRFNGNLQLLESLLETVNGGKTENGQSVWHKASPKSEELLSLGKEIARLEGENNALTDGIGLPVEIRETIKSLDAQIHSCDIEIKACNAVLQILENIQKESHLESAPELNKNIGHILETITHRYKGVKVDENMKLKVVNPQGGDFKDAEQLSAGTMDQVHFAFRYGIGDVINHEMPFILDEPFVRYDNERKNQALKLLSELSNKRQVILFTCDADEEQRLKALGIPYHKIVLGDCEI comes from the coding sequence ATGAAAATTAAAACCTTGAATATTAGAGCATTTGGAAAATTTAAAGATCAAACCATCGATTTAAAACCCGGATTTAATCTCATTTACGGAAGTAATGAGGCTGGAAAAACCACCGTTCAGACCTTTATTCAAGGGATGTTTTTTGGCTTTTACAAGCCTTATCGCAAGAAAAAAACTTTTAGCGATGAATATCAGAAATATCTGCCCTGGGATCAATTTGATTACAGCGGAGCGCTGGTTTATGAAGTGGATGGACAGGAATTCCGTTTGGAACGGAATTTTTTACGTGCCAAAGATAACCTGTTCATTTATGATAATACCACCGGTAAAGTAATTAATGATCAATTTAAATACGATGGCGTGATTCGTCAGAATCTGCCGTTGGGGCATCTGGGCATGACTTCGGTTATTTATAATAATACCGTTAATATGCGTCAGATTTCCCATGATTCCGAATCATTTGCCCAGGACGAAGTGCGCGATTCCTACATTGAAATGCAGAATTCCAGCGGGATCGAAATAAATTTCAAAGGACTGGTTCGCCGACTGGAAGAAAAAAAGAATACCATCGGGCGTTCCGGTCAGAGCAAATCACGCATCGGGGCGGCCATCAGAGAACGCGATGAACTCCAGGAATTGCTGAAAGAATCCGAAATAGCGTATGCAAAGGTCGCTGAAAATCAGGAAATAATTACTCAAAATCAAAAGAAAATGAAACGCATTGAAGCCGAAAATGATTATCTGACGCAGGAGTCCGTTGTTAAACGAAAAAAAGAACTGCTGCAATCCTATGAGAAAATAAATAAACTCGAAAAAGAGAATAACCGTCTGTCAAAATTAATTAAAGAAGATGAAATCTATAAAGGGTATAATTACAAAACCTTAGAGGGTTTAAAAGCGATTCAAAATCAGAGTGAACGATTAAGTGATCAGATGGACTATATCGAAAAAGAAATGTCCAGCTCCTCGGAACATTTAAAAACCATCCGCCAGAAAGAAGAAGTTAAACGCCGATTCCTGGCAGGAAAAACGATGAATGCGATCACTGAAGATTACGATATTTTCAAAAAAGAACAAACCGAAGTGGAAGAAGCTAAAAAAAATTCCAATGTTGCCATCAACATCGTTTCGATGCTGGTCACCTTAATTGGAATGGGTTTGGTTGGACTTGCTAATTTGGGTTTGCTGGGGACCAGTACGGGGATGGAAAATCTGTCACTGACCGTTGGGGTAACCTTGACAATTTTAGGGGTCATTGGTTTGAGTTTTGGGGTTTCGGCAACCATTAAAAAACGTAATATTTTAAAAAGTAAACAGTTAATTCCAATCCAGGAAGAAATTTTAGAAAAGTATCATTTTAAAAAAGGTGCGGAGTTCGAAAATTTCTATAAAAAAGCGGTCAGAACACAAAAAGAATTGGAACAGATGAAAAATGAAGGGGAATTAATCATTATCCAACTTTCCCGTCATCAGGCCGGTTTTGAAGTGCTTTTTGAACAACGCCGCGGAATTATGCGGGAACTTGAAAATAAGCTTGCCAGTTATGGGGTTAACAATATTGCCGAATATAGTGAACGATGTGAAAAAGGTCAGCAGTTGGAAGAATTGAAAATTCGTTTTAATGGAAATCTGCAATTGCTGGAAAGTCTTTTGGAAACTGTTAATGGCGGAAAAACCGAAAATGGACAGTCGGTGTGGCATAAAGCGTCACCTAAATCAGAAGAACTTTTGAGTTTGGGAAAAGAAATCGCCCGGCTGGAAGGGGAAAACAATGCCCTCACCGATGGGATCGGTTTACCGGTCGAAATACGGGAAACCATTAAATCGCTGGATGCTCAGATTCATAGCTGCGACATCGAAATTAAGGCCTGCAATGCGGTTCTGCAAATTCTCGAAAACATTCAAAAAGAATCCCATCTGGAATCCGCTCCGGAGCTGAACAAAAATATTGGTCACATACTCGAAACCATTACACACCGTTATAAAGGGGTTAAAGTTGACGAAAACATGAAACTAAAAGTGGTCAATCCCCAAGGCGGTGATTTTAAAGATGCCGAACAATTAAGCGCCGGCACGATGGACCAGGTACATTTTGCGTTCCGGTACGGAATTGGAGATGTAATTAATCATGAGATGCCATTTATTTTGGATGAACCGTTTGTCAGATACGATAACGAGCGAAAAAACCAGGCTTTGAAACTGCTATCCGAATTAAGCAACAAAAGACAGGTAATCCTGTTTACTTGTGACGCTGACGAAGAACAGCGACTCAAAGCGTTAGGGATACCTTATCATAAAATCGTATTAGGTGATTGCGAAATTTAA
- a CDS encoding metallophosphoesterase family protein produces MLTTFIHTGDFHLGRPFTFRQQGNYHGKNKRKELWKAFEDMIEFANEGKIPLILIAGDLFDSVNVLTMDIKRAAEGFASLEKTWVVIITGNHDYHGDSSPYKKVEWPSNVYIFKEDVFRSVYIKELNTEIYGMSWVKNEYRAFPERSFNAIKLNKSRYNILMVHGEVTNKSLYLPIDLRLIEKKGFNFIALGHIHKPGLTPGGVAYCGSPIPFNFGETGERGFLISQVETDYINETYVTSSGFNPIESRSYETVEILIAPEDSYHDIINKAIKCDAEEKRMQNYYRIRFSGYIDPEIQLDWINDDLEDSFYYVETDTSQLEPDIDLDLLIKENKNNPIGQLLMELEKIEESEVRKKAIIYAIEAMIGEGVLK; encoded by the coding sequence ATGCTGACAACCTTTATTCATACAGGTGATTTTCATTTAGGTCGCCCCTTTACCTTTCGACAGCAAGGAAACTACCACGGAAAAAATAAACGAAAAGAGCTATGGAAAGCTTTTGAAGACATGATTGAATTCGCAAACGAAGGCAAAATTCCGCTGATCCTGATTGCTGGGGATTTATTCGATAGCGTCAATGTGTTGACAATGGATATTAAACGAGCCGCCGAAGGATTTGCCAGTCTGGAAAAAACCTGGGTGGTCATTATTACCGGAAATCATGATTATCATGGTGATAGTTCACCTTATAAAAAAGTCGAGTGGCCAAGTAATGTTTACATTTTTAAAGAAGATGTATTTCGATCAGTTTATATCAAAGAATTAAATACCGAAATTTATGGCATGTCCTGGGTGAAAAATGAATACCGGGCCTTTCCGGAACGTTCGTTTAATGCCATTAAACTCAATAAATCCCGTTACAATATCTTGATGGTTCATGGCGAAGTGACAAATAAAAGCCTTTATTTGCCAATTGATTTAAGGTTGATTGAAAAAAAAGGGTTTAATTTCATTGCCCTGGGACATATCCATAAGCCCGGTCTGACACCGGGCGGAGTAGCTTATTGTGGCTCACCAATTCCGTTTAATTTTGGTGAAACCGGAGAGCGGGGGTTTTTAATATCGCAGGTGGAAACTGATTATATTAACGAAACCTATGTTACTTCCAGTGGCTTTAATCCCATTGAATCGAGAAGTTATGAAACCGTCGAAATCCTGATTGCTCCGGAAGATTCCTATCATGATATCATCAACAAAGCAATTAAATGCGACGCCGAAGAAAAACGGATGCAAAATTATTATCGGATTCGTTTTAGTGGTTATATTGATCCCGAAATCCAATTGGATTGGATCAATGATGATTTGGAAGATTCATTTTATTATGTCGAAACCGACACGTCGCAATTAGAACCGGATATTGATCTGGATTTATTAATTAAAGAAAACAAAAATAATCCGATTGGCCAACTATTGATGGAATTGGAAAAAATCGAAGAGTCAGAAGTCCGAAAAAAAGCGATTATCTATGCGATTGAAGCGATGATCGGCGAGGGGGTTTTAAAATGA
- a CDS encoding AraC family transcriptional regulator → MKVSDLLENKEFKCLNPQIGIDGAINSGYVGDLLSWVMANAGNGCAWVTIQTHVNIIAVATLLEMACIIIPEGAEVEENTLERAIIEDIPIITTGLTAYEVCKILGNAGV, encoded by the coding sequence ATGAAGGTTAGTGATTTATTGGAGAATAAGGAATTTAAATGTCTCAATCCGCAGATTGGAATTGACGGTGCAATCAATAGTGGTTATGTCGGCGATTTATTAAGCTGGGTAATGGCCAACGCCGGTAATGGCTGTGCCTGGGTGACGATCCAAACGCATGTCAATATTATTGCCGTCGCAACTTTATTGGAAATGGCTTGTATTATTATTCCGGAAGGTGCGGAAGTTGAAGAAAATACGTTGGAGCGAGCGATTATTGAAGATATTCCCATTATTACGACTGGTTTAACGGCTTATGAAGTCTGTAAAATTTTAGGAAACGCCGGCGTCTAA
- a CDS encoding [Fe-Fe] hydrogenase large subunit C-terminal domain-containing protein codes for MEKLLHSVYLDEEKCLGCTTCLRSCPTGAIRVRGGKAIINESKCIDCGECIRICPHHAKLAKTDPLSLINDFKYKVAIPAPAIIGQFKTKYSFENILSAIKALGFDEVVEVAYGAEVVGQALKYEYHAKRYPKPLISSACPAVVKLIQVRFPELTDNICRLKSPMAMTARLVRKRLRDEGNYKNSEIGVFFITPCAAKATMVNNPASSEYDKYDQIDGAIAIKDIYPDIVKNLNDCNIQEGIHNTTPEAFSWALSGGECEYLKNKNVLHVDGIQNVINVLDEIECGKLDTIEFFEGLACIGGCVGGCLTVENNYVAKMYIQDRAKKMKQTSTIHMPDEYVKSIYNSGMMHIKERILPRSPEPLDQDINKAIEKMKQIEILEEKLPGLDCGSCGSPGCRALAEDIVAGKAKEIDCVFVLKDRVRDLSVLTNELLQVEHPTEKPVNKKPEFSE; via the coding sequence ATGGAAAAATTACTTCATTCTGTATACCTAGATGAAGAAAAATGTCTGGGCTGTACCACCTGTCTCAGAAGCTGTCCCACTGGGGCGATCCGGGTGCGCGGTGGCAAAGCCATTATCAACGAGTCGAAATGTATCGATTGTGGCGAATGTATTCGGATTTGTCCGCATCACGCGAAATTGGCAAAAACCGATCCCCTTTCGTTAATAAATGATTTTAAATATAAGGTGGCGATCCCGGCTCCGGCAATTATTGGTCAGTTTAAAACCAAGTATTCATTTGAGAACATCTTGTCGGCGATTAAAGCCTTGGGGTTTGATGAAGTTGTCGAAGTCGCTTATGGTGCTGAAGTCGTTGGACAGGCCCTTAAATATGAATATCACGCCAAACGTTATCCCAAACCATTGATTTCATCGGCTTGTCCGGCCGTGGTCAAACTGATTCAAGTCCGTTTTCCGGAACTTACCGATAATATTTGCCGGTTGAAATCGCCGATGGCGATGACGGCCCGCTTGGTCAGAAAGCGTTTGAGAGACGAAGGCAATTATAAAAATAGCGAAATCGGGGTCTTTTTTATCACCCCGTGCGCCGCTAAAGCCACGATGGTGAATAACCCGGCATCCAGCGAATATGATAAATATGATCAGATCGATGGAGCGATTGCCATTAAAGATATTTATCCCGATATCGTTAAAAATTTAAATGATTGTAACATTCAGGAGGGGATTCATAATACCACGCCGGAAGCGTTTAGCTGGGCATTATCGGGCGGCGAATGTGAATATCTGAAAAACAAAAATGTCCTCCATGTCGATGGCATCCAAAATGTCATCAATGTTCTGGATGAAATTGAATGCGGTAAATTGGATACGATTGAATTTTTTGAAGGGCTGGCATGTATTGGTGGTTGCGTCGGTGGTTGTCTGACCGTCGAAAATAACTACGTGGCCAAAATGTATATTCAGGATCGGGCCAAAAAAATGAAGCAAACATCAACGATTCATATGCCTGATGAATATGTCAAAAGTATTTACAATTCGGGGATGATGCATATTAAAGAACGAATTTTGCCAAGAAGCCCGGAACCGCTGGATCAGGACATCAACAAAGCGATTGAAAAAATGAAACAGATCGAAATATTGGAAGAAAAACTTCCCGGTTTAGATTGTGGTTCGTGCGGGTCGCCGGGTTGTCGGGCTTTGGCCGAAGACATTGTGGCCGGCAAAGCTAAAGAAATCGATTGTGTTTTTGTCCTTAAAGATCGCGTCCGGGATTTATCCGTCTTGACAAATGAACTGCTGCAAGTAGAACACCCGACCGAAAAACCAGTTAACAAAAAACCTGAATTTTCAGAGTAG
- a CDS encoding XdhC family aldehyde oxidoreductase maturation factor, with protein sequence MNDYLKIVRKMQKNSENFVLATILEKTGSAPRSEGAKMLIKRNLSIEGTIGGGLVEAMVIKAAARVHQDQQFRIEDFILSNKDAASLGMVCGGDVKILLEYIDWADPKTNGFFNEIFDLYENKIDFVIITKIPKDYENERLEKWACTETGFYGAESDEILSLVKDIKENFYQLKYKDAYLQNNCYFVEPYFKTENVCILGGGHIGKVLAELCKSLGFYVTVIDDREEFANAKRFTTVDEVKVVPGFEHITDVVKISQHSFVIIVTRGHSYDKEVLAQMLQTDAKYIGMIGSTNKRNHVYQCLLEEGFTFRDLDRVYSPIGLPIHADTPEEIAVSIAAEMIQVRRGPQK encoded by the coding sequence ATGAATGATTATTTAAAAATAGTAAGAAAAATGCAGAAAAATAGCGAGAATTTTGTTCTGGCAACGATTTTGGAAAAAACCGGATCGGCTCCAAGAAGCGAAGGGGCAAAAATGCTGATCAAGCGGAATTTATCGATTGAAGGAACCATTGGTGGTGGTTTGGTCGAAGCGATGGTGATTAAAGCGGCGGCGCGGGTGCATCAGGACCAGCAGTTTCGGATCGAGGATTTTATTTTGTCGAACAAAGATGCGGCTTCGCTGGGAATGGTGTGCGGCGGCGATGTCAAAATTCTCTTAGAATATATCGATTGGGCCGATCCGAAAACAAATGGCTTTTTTAATGAAATTTTTGATCTTTATGAAAATAAAATTGATTTCGTCATCATTACCAAAATTCCCAAAGATTATGAAAATGAACGGCTGGAAAAGTGGGCATGTACCGAAACCGGTTTTTATGGTGCCGAAAGCGATGAGATACTCAGCTTAGTTAAGGATATCAAAGAGAATTTTTATCAATTAAAATATAAAGACGCTTATCTGCAGAACAATTGTTATTTTGTTGAACCTTATTTTAAAACCGAAAATGTTTGTATTCTTGGTGGTGGCCATATTGGGAAGGTCCTGGCAGAATTATGCAAAAGTTTAGGTTTTTATGTGACTGTAATTGACGATCGGGAAGAATTTGCGAATGCTAAACGGTTTACCACCGTTGATGAAGTGAAGGTGGTCCCGGGATTTGAACACATCACGGATGTTGTTAAAATTTCACAACATTCTTTTGTGATCATCGTTACCAGAGGTCATTCCTATGATAAGGAAGTGTTGGCGCAAATGTTGCAAACCGACGCAAAATACATTGGGATGATTGGCAGTACCAATAAACGTAATCATGTTTACCAGTGTTTGCTGGAAGAAGGGTTTACCTTTAGAGATCTGGACCGGGTTTATAGTCCCATCGGTTTACCAATTCATGCCGATACACCGGAAGAAATCGCCGTTAGTATTGCCGCAGAAATGATTCAGGTGCGACGCGGACCGCAAAAATAA
- the cobC gene encoding alpha-ribazole phosphatase: MEKQLYLVRHGELEWDQGKAYLGQIDLPLSEKGKKQARQRRDFFSAIPLDKAYTSPLKRCVTTLDSILENKAVTKVIVPALKEISMGDWEGRTFEEVKNQEPEAFNKRGLAIKTFAPPNGESFLELQQRVMPVIKKIANQSDERQVIICTHAGVIRVILTGILGLPLEMMFNWPIFYADIYELGYQPENEKWICKIR, translated from the coding sequence ATGGAAAAACAGCTTTATCTGGTTAGACATGGTGAACTTGAATGGGATCAGGGGAAAGCTTATCTTGGACAAATCGATTTACCGTTGTCAGAAAAGGGAAAAAAACAAGCCCGGCAGCGTCGGGATTTTTTTTCGGCGATCCCCCTGGACAAAGCCTATACCAGTCCCTTAAAACGTTGTGTGACGACCCTTGACAGTATCCTTGAAAATAAAGCGGTTACTAAGGTAATAGTGCCGGCTTTAAAAGAAATCAGTATGGGTGACTGGGAGGGGCGAACGTTTGAGGAAGTAAAAAACCAGGAACCGGAAGCCTTTAACAAAAGAGGTCTGGCGATAAAAACATTTGCACCACCCAATGGTGAAAGTTTTTTAGAATTACAGCAACGGGTGATGCCAGTTATCAAAAAAATAGCGAATCAATCGGATGAGCGACAGGTTATTATTTGCACTCATGCCGGGGTGATCCGTGTCATTCTCACCGGCATTTTGGGTTTGCCGCTGGAGATGATGTTTAATTGGCCAATTTTTTATGCGGACATCTATGAATTGGGCTATCAGCCTGAAAATGAAAAATGGATCTGTAAAATTCGATGA
- a CDS encoding DVU_1551 family NTP transferase produces MKSKKIAAIIIAAGYSSRMDGFKPLLEFESETALEKVVKAHQQAGIEEIIVVLGYRAEVLMPYVKKAAITAVINENYDQGMYTSIIKGISQLSEDVDGFFIHPVDIPLVKTQSLKKLRDFFEKTDKGIVYPCFFDKRGHPPLIDSRYKNVIIDNKEDGGLKKLLGNYQNDAINLPLADEAILMDMDTRLDYQKLLVYSSRKAPNLRECEALLDIFQVSEQIRKHSRAVRDVALALAGLLIEQGISIDSASLEAAALLHDICRSEKNHPEKGAMVLTDLGYPKIGNLILTHMDITVNDEQPITESEILYLSDKMVKEDQPMPLNCRKSEVLKVHQEQPEILKKINNRYQNAEMIAQKIETISGKG; encoded by the coding sequence ATGAAATCAAAAAAAATCGCTGCGATCATCATTGCCGCAGGTTATTCCTCGCGAATGGATGGTTTTAAACCACTACTTGAATTTGAATCCGAAACAGCCCTGGAAAAAGTCGTCAAGGCCCATCAACAGGCGGGGATTGAGGAAATCATTGTGGTGTTGGGATACCGTGCCGAGGTGCTCATGCCATATGTAAAAAAAGCCGCGATCACCGCGGTAATTAATGAAAATTATGATCAGGGCATGTATACTTCGATAATAAAAGGAATAAGCCAGTTATCCGAAGACGTTGATGGTTTTTTTATTCATCCGGTTGATATCCCCTTGGTTAAAACACAATCGCTTAAAAAGCTCCGGGATTTTTTCGAAAAAACCGATAAAGGAATTGTTTATCCCTGCTTTTTTGATAAACGCGGCCATCCGCCCTTAATTGATAGTCGTTATAAAAATGTTATTATCGATAATAAAGAAGATGGCGGATTAAAAAAACTGCTGGGAAATTATCAAAACGATGCCATCAATCTGCCATTAGCGGATGAAGCGATTTTGATGGATATGGATACCCGGTTGGATTATCAGAAATTACTGGTGTATTCAAGCCGGAAGGCCCCCAATCTTCGCGAGTGCGAGGCATTACTGGATATTTTTCAGGTGTCAGAGCAAATTCGCAAACACAGCCGGGCGGTTCGCGATGTCGCATTGGCGTTGGCGGGACTGTTAATTGAGCAGGGGATAAGCATTGACAGTGCTTCTCTTGAAGCGGCGGCGTTGCTTCATGATATTTGCAGAAGCGAAAAAAATCATCCCGAAAAAGGAGCCATGGTGTTAACTGATCTGGGTTATCCCAAAATCGGAAATTTGATTTTAACACATATGGATATTACGGTTAATGACGAACAGCCGATTACCGAAAGTGAAATTTTATATTTGTCGGACAAAATGGTTAAAGAAGATCAGCCAATGCCATTAAATTGCCGAAAAAGTGAAGTTCTAAAAGTCCATCAAGAGCAACCGGAGATATTAAAAAAAATAAATAACCGCTATCAAAACGCAGAAATGATTGCACAAAAAATTGAGACGATCAGCGGGAAGGGTTAA
- a CDS encoding ATP-binding protein, translating to MSYELSFEVERGDFETAGEASRKIKRTLQQLGISNKVIRKVSIAGYEGEMNLAIHSWGGKIVLEVGEDTLILTIEDTGPGIKDLDLAMTEGWSTAGEEVRQMGFGAGMGLPNMKNNADNFQITSKIDEGTKIVMSFLV from the coding sequence ATGAGTTATGAACTCAGCTTTGAAGTTGAACGGGGCGATTTTGAAACCGCCGGAGAAGCATCCCGAAAAATCAAACGGACCCTTCAGCAATTGGGGATTTCCAATAAGGTGATCAGAAAGGTATCCATCGCCGGATACGAAGGCGAAATGAATCTGGCGATCCATTCATGGGGTGGCAAAATTGTCCTCGAAGTGGGTGAAGACACCTTGATCCTGACGATTGAAGATACTGGTCCGGGCATCAAAGATCTTGATCTGGCGATGACCGAAGGTTGGTCAACGGCCGGTGAAGAAGTGCGTCAAATGGGTTTTGGCGCCGGCATGGGTTTACCCAACATGAAAAATAATGCCGATAATTTTCAAATTACCTCAAAAATTGATGAGGGAACCAAAATTGTCATGAGTTTTTTAGTTTAA
- a CDS encoding sigma-54-dependent Fis family transcriptional regulator, with protein sequence MNRNMYQAIIRESKERSAKYGITEEQVYSRKMIENSELQNKFSENRDLILTASPYMEHLMSIVRGNNFFVLLTDKDGCILNAIGDEKILSEAFELKMIAGAYMNEECIGTNAMSIVIKSKEPVQLSGKDHFIKAYHRWTCSGAPIKDPNGNVIGALDLTGYSDSVHPHTLGMVIAASNAIEEMLKVKEYNRLQNMTNKHIKTIFNAMPVAILTSDLEGRIKIYNQKALDLFGDKYKQLAAVNVSEIIEEWGNIKEAIHSEKQVNRIINIRALRNNFHCQMTASPIYNPQDDSIEIVFVLKEDQSRKSQKHEQPYYTFDKIMGNDRDFVSTIKYAKKIANNRSTILILGESGCGKEVFAQSIHNYSKRVDGPFVALNCGAIPNQLIESELFGYEEGAYTGAKKGGNIGKFEQANNGTIMLDEIGEMPLDMQTRLLRVLQENVITKIGSRKSIPIDVRIIAATNKDLKKEVEMGRFRKDLFYRLNVLPLYLPPLKDRRSDIPVLYQYFMMNLSAKYGKKEFPISDEAMTVLENYNWPGNVRELENVVELIINSESFPTKYFIENINQEVWNQQPYINEQAANARLEETLETVDKAKLEMTYIEKEHIARVLRLYQGNISQAALALGIQRNTLYSKINKYQIEIE encoded by the coding sequence ATGAATAGAAACATGTATCAAGCAATTATCAGGGAATCTAAAGAACGCAGTGCCAAATATGGGATTACCGAAGAACAAGTTTACAGTCGAAAAATGATTGAAAATTCCGAACTTCAAAATAAATTTTCAGAAAATCGTGATCTGATTTTAACGGCTTCCCCCTATATGGAACATTTGATGAGTATTGTCCGCGGAAATAATTTTTTTGTGTTGTTAACGGACAAAGACGGATGCATTTTAAATGCTATTGGGGACGAAAAAATTCTATCCGAAGCGTTTGAATTAAAAATGATTGCCGGTGCCTATATGAATGAAGAATGTATAGGGACCAATGCCATGTCAATCGTAATAAAATCGAAAGAACCGGTTCAATTATCCGGGAAAGATCATTTTATTAAAGCTTATCACCGCTGGACTTGTTCGGGGGCGCCAATTAAAGATCCGAACGGCAATGTCATTGGCGCTTTGGATTTGACCGGGTATTCGGATTCGGTTCATCCGCACACGCTGGGAATGGTGATTGCTGCCTCCAATGCCATCGAAGAAATGTTAAAAGTGAAAGAGTATAATCGGCTCCAGAACATGACCAATAAACACATAAAAACGATTTTTAATGCCATGCCGGTCGCAATTCTCACCTCTGATCTGGAGGGGCGGATAAAAATATATAATCAAAAAGCATTGGATTTATTTGGTGATAAATACAAGCAGTTAGCGGCGGTCAATGTTTCGGAAATCATTGAAGAATGGGGAAATATCAAGGAAGCAATTCACTCCGAAAAACAAGTTAATCGGATCATCAATATTCGCGCCCTGAGAAATAACTTCCATTGTCAAATGACAGCCAGCCCCATTTATAATCCTCAGGATGACAGCATCGAAATTGTTTTCGTATTAAAGGAAGATCAATCGCGAAAAAGTCAAAAACATGAACAGCCGTATTACACCTTTGATAAAATAATGGGGAATGACAGAGATTTTGTCAGTACCATTAAATATGCCAAAAAAATAGCCAACAACCGTTCAACCATTTTAATCTTGGGGGAAAGCGGCTGTGGTAAAGAAGTTTTTGCGCAGTCGATCCATAATTATAGTAAACGGGTAGATGGACCTTTTGTGGCGCTTAATTGCGGCGCGATTCCTAACCAGTTAATTGAGTCAGAGCTTTTTGGTTATGAAGAAGGAGCCTATACCGGGGCTAAAAAAGGTGGTAATATCGGTAAATTTGAACAGGCCAACAATGGCACGATTATGTTGGATGAAATCGGAGAAATGCCCCTCGATATGCAGACGCGCTTATTACGGGTGCTCCAGGAAAATGTTATTACTAAAATCGGCAGTCGAAAATCGATACCCATTGATGTTCGCATCATTGCCGCGACCAATAAAGATTTAAAAAAAGAAGTCGAAATGGGCCGGTTTCGAAAAGATCTTTTTTATCGACTCAATGTTTTGCCACTTTATCTGCCGCCGTTAAAAGATCGTCGGAGTGATATTCCGGTTTTATATCAATATTTTATGATGAATTTGTCGGCGAAATATGGAAAAAAGGAATTCCCGATTAGCGACGAAGCGATGACGGTTTTAGAAAACTATAACTGGCCGGGAAATGTCAGAGAGCTTGAAAATGTGGTCGAGTTGATTATCAATTCAGAATCATTTCCAACGAAATATTTTATCGAAAATATTAATCAGGAAGTCTGGAATCAACAACCCTATATTAATGAGCAAGCCGCCAACGCGCGACTGGAAGAAACTTTGGAAACCGTTGATAAAGCAAAATTGGAAATGACTTATATCGAAAAGGAACATATCGCTCGCGTTTTAAGACTCTATCAGGGAAATATCAGCCAGGCGGCTCTGGCTTTGGGGATTCAAAGAAATACCCTCTACAGTAAAATCAATAAATATCAGATAGAGATCGAATAA